A genomic window from Lotus japonicus ecotype B-129 chromosome 1, LjGifu_v1.2 includes:
- the LOC130731676 gene encoding uncharacterized protein LOC130731676, with product MDPSGSISSFYGSRSPQMFSIPIILRNFHMKLPKDFYEKKKNEIKSEVLLTDPKGNCVKLEVLTDLLGGFLDYVVPILVSFYGFKKNHDLVFQYEGGKRFKVEIYDENKNHFPYPNGGEKGKNKAPTNGGEKGKYKATTHFPCVKPGQKGMKEKNKTPSHLPCPRPAKKGHDEPPTPEVLYLSSDTEEEFEVVVDEDVVAEEEVVADGPQVAAVGQVQNARYTFEKIVTSSVAGGGHTLPLPRLYVRDFLEHSWEKVLLKKEGDQEWYICKLCWRKRNGKLTDCHLGEEFYKFVSDNQLAENDKLVFSHSGSNNVLHVRIQRH from the exons ATGGATCCCAGTGGTAGTATCTCTAGTTTCTATGGTAGTAGAAGTCCCCAAATGTTTTCAATCCCTATAATATTGAGAAATTTTCACATGAAATTGCCAAAAGatttttatgaaaagaagaaaaatgaaattaagtCTGAGGTGCTGCTCACTGACCCGAAGGGAAACTGTGTAAAGTTGGAAGTTTTGACTGACTTGCTTGGAGGCTTTCTTGATTATGTTGTTCCTATCTTGGTTTCATTTTatggttttaaaaaaaaccatGATTTGGTTTTTCAATATGAAGGGGGAAAGAGGTTTAAAGTTGAAATTTATGACGAAAATAAGAACCATTTCCCCTATCCAAATGGTGGTGAAAAAGGGAAGAACAAAGCACCAACCAATGGTGGTGAAAAAGGGAAGTACAAAGCAACAACCCATTTCCCTTGTGTAAAACCTGGTCAAAAAGGGATGAAAGAGAAGAACAAAACACCATCCCATCTCCCTTGTCCAAGACCTGCTAAAAAAGGGCATGATGAACCACCAACCCCAGAGGTATTATATTTGAGTTCTGACACTGAGGAAGAGTTTGAGGTTGTGGTTGATGAAGATGTTGTGGCTGAGGAAGAGGTTGTGGCAGATGGCCCTCAAGTTGCTGCAGTTGGCCAGGTTCAGAATGCAAGGTACACCTTTGAGAAGATTGTCACTAGTTCTGTTGCTGGTGGTGGTCATACTTTG CCTTTGCCACGGTTATATGTTCGTGACTTCCTTGAACATAGCTGGGAAAAAGTATTATTGAAAAAGGAAGGGGATCAAGAATGGTATATTTGCAAGCTCTGTTGGAGGAAGAGGAATGGAAAACTTACTGATTGCCATCTTGGCGAAGAGTTTTACAAGTTTGTGAGTGACAACCAATTAGCTGAAAATGACAAGCTCGTTTTCAGTCATAGTGGTTCGAATAACGTTCTACATGTTAGGATTCAGCGCCATTGA